One window from the genome of Thioflexithrix psekupsensis encodes:
- a CDS encoding ABC transporter ATP-binding protein translates to MLQLKKVSYHWQQQILLQDISLTIEKGKMIALLGVNGAGKTTLLRLCAGLLVPTRGEIYLKQQLLTQFTPKQRAQFITYLPHNHPISFRFSVEEVVMMGRHPYWSRFQMPTVQDRVTVDKALQWTDCAHLRCRFIDQLSSGERQRVLIARALVTGADYLLLDEPTANLDIAHTLAIFKLAQQLVQQEKTIIFSTHDINIAARYADKVILLTDQKCAIIGSVEEVLTTDRMQQIFGVNATPIFTEKKDKKLMQFSFSI, encoded by the coding sequence ATGTTGCAATTAAAAAAAGTCAGCTATCACTGGCAACAACAGATTTTATTACAAGATATATCTTTAACGATAGAAAAAGGCAAAATGATTGCCCTATTGGGTGTGAATGGTGCGGGAAAAACGACGTTATTACGTCTTTGTGCGGGTTTGCTTGTGCCTACGCGGGGTGAAATTTATTTAAAACAACAATTATTAACCCAATTTACCCCAAAACAACGCGCTCAATTCATCACTTATTTACCGCATAATCATCCGATTTCTTTTCGTTTTTCGGTAGAAGAAGTGGTGATGATGGGGCGGCATCCGTATTGGTCTCGTTTTCAAATGCCCACGGTGCAGGATCGCGTGACTGTGGATAAAGCGTTACAATGGACAGATTGCGCCCATCTGCGCTGTCGTTTTATTGATCAATTGTCTAGCGGCGAACGCCAACGTGTTTTAATTGCACGGGCTTTGGTGACAGGCGCGGATTATTTATTGTTGGACGAACCCACTGCCAATCTGGATATTGCCCATACCTTAGCTATTTTTAAATTAGCCCAACAATTAGTACAGCAAGAAAAAACAATTATTTTTTCTACTCATGACATTAATATTGCCGCTCGTTATGCCGATAAAGTGATTTTATTAACCGACCAAAAATGTGCAATAATTGGCAGCGTGGAAGAGGTTTTAACAACCGATAGAATGCAGCAAATTTTTGGAGTGAATGCAACGCCGATTTTTACCGAGAAAAAAGATAAGAAACTGATGCAATTTTCTTTTTCTATTTGA
- a CDS encoding DNA adenine methylase has product MAKPFLKWAGGKAQLLKQFESYYPKELHQGEIEQYIEPFIGGGAVFFALMQRFPIQYSLISDVNVDLILTYQVIQQQPEQLVTVLAQYQQQYRQLSEEKRSQFFYATREQFNTQSPDQNRITKAAQFIFLNKTCFNGLFRLNAKGQFNVPFGRYKNPTILDEANIFAVSGLLQRTEIKLASYQDCFSVVNDRTLVYFDPPYRPVSKTAHFTTYSGSIFTDKAQLELASFFKKLDVEKKAKLMLSNSDPKNENKADHFFDHLYADYRIHRVTAHRMINCQANKRGQINELLITNY; this is encoded by the coding sequence GTGGCTAAACCTTTTTTAAAATGGGCTGGCGGTAAAGCGCAATTATTAAAACAATTTGAAAGTTATTATCCCAAGGAATTGCATCAAGGAGAAATTGAACAATATATTGAACCTTTTATTGGTGGGGGCGCGGTTTTTTTTGCATTAATGCAGCGTTTTCCTATTCAATATAGCCTTATTTCTGATGTTAATGTGGATTTAATTTTGACTTATCAAGTGATTCAGCAACAACCTGAACAATTAGTCACTGTTTTGGCTCAATACCAACAGCAATATCGCCAATTATCAGAGGAAAAGCGCAGCCAATTTTTTTATGCGACACGAGAACAATTTAATACGCAATCGCCTGATCAGAATAGGATTACAAAAGCTGCGCAATTTATTTTTTTAAATAAAACTTGTTTTAATGGTTTGTTTCGTCTCAACGCGAAAGGTCAATTTAATGTACCATTTGGACGATATAAAAATCCAACTATTTTAGACGAAGCCAATATTTTTGCTGTGTCTGGTTTATTGCAACGGACAGAGATTAAATTAGCGAGCTATCAAGACTGTTTTTCTGTGGTTAATGATCGTACTTTGGTTTATTTTGATCCTCCTTATCGCCCTGTGAGTAAAACGGCTCATTTTACTACCTATTCGGGTTCTATTTTTACCGATAAAGCACAGCTTGAGTTAGCCAGTTTTTTTAAGAAACTGGACGTAGAAAAAAAGGCTAAATTAATGTTAAGCAATTCCGATCCTAAAAATGAAAATAAAGCCGATCATTTTTTTGATCATCTTTATGCCGATTATCGCATTCATCGAGTCACCGCGCATCGAATGATTAATTGTCAAGCCAATAAACGTGGACAAATAAATGAATTGCTGATCACTAATTATTAA
- the epmA gene encoding EF-P lysine aminoacylase EpmA, which translates to MTDHCLLRWQPTASLAAIRARAQLYAAIRHFFATRHVLEVETPILSCAAVPEPAIAPFFTHYHAPDASVKTFFLHTSPELPMKRLLAAGMGAIYQITKVFRDGEQGYRHNPEFSLLEWYHPHWNQYELLQEIDELLQLTLHCPPAEILSYKNAFSHYLNCCPVSTPLHELQKMAENSGYYQAQNLSRSACLQFLMNQHIEPFLGQECPLFLIDFPAEQAALARKKEDNPDYAARFEVYYRGIELANGFEELTDPKEQRERFLADLATRQQQQQPLFPLDERFLMALQVGLPSCSGVALGLDRLLMLQLGTDHIHDVLTFPINEA; encoded by the coding sequence ATGACCGATCATTGCTTACTGCGTTGGCAGCCAACGGCTTCTCTGGCCGCGATTCGTGCCAGAGCGCAACTTTATGCGGCGATTCGCCATTTTTTTGCGACCCGACATGTGTTAGAAGTGGAAACGCCTATTTTGTCTTGTGCGGCTGTTCCAGAGCCAGCGATTGCGCCTTTTTTCACGCATTATCATGCGCCCGATGCCTCAGTAAAAACTTTCTTTTTACACACTTCTCCCGAATTGCCTATGAAACGTTTATTGGCGGCGGGAATGGGCGCAATTTATCAAATAACTAAGGTGTTTCGAGATGGTGAGCAGGGTTATCGACATAACCCAGAATTTAGCTTATTAGAATGGTATCATCCGCATTGGAATCAGTATGAATTATTGCAAGAAATAGATGAACTATTGCAATTAACATTGCATTGTCCGCCAGCAGAAATATTAAGTTATAAAAATGCGTTTTCTCACTATTTAAACTGTTGTCCTGTTTCTACGCCTTTACACGAATTGCAAAAAATGGCGGAAAACAGTGGTTATTATCAAGCGCAGAATTTATCTCGTTCGGCTTGTTTGCAATTTTTAATGAATCAACATATAGAACCCTTTTTAGGACAGGAATGTCCTTTGTTTCTCATTGATTTTCCCGCAGAACAAGCGGCATTGGCACGCAAAAAAGAAGATAATCCTGATTATGCGGCTCGCTTTGAAGTTTATTATCGTGGAATTGAATTGGCGAATGGATTTGAAGAATTAACCGATCCCAAAGAACAACGAGAACGTTTTTTAGCCGATTTAGCCACCCGTCAACAACAGCAACAACCTTTATTTCCTCTGGATGAGCGGTTTTTAATGGCGTTACAGGTGGGTTTGCCGTCATGTTCGGGTGTGGCATTGGGTTTAGATCGTTTATTAATGTTGCAATTGGGTACGGATCATATTCACGATGTTTTAACATTTCCTATTAACGAGGCTTAA
- the tsaB gene encoding tRNA (adenosine(37)-N6)-threonylcarbamoyltransferase complex dimerization subunit type 1 TsaB encodes MNILIIDSATEYCSCALATEKDVLSLGQLAPRQHTELILPMIDQLLAQAELMPQQLTTVAFGCGPGSFTGLRIACGVAQGIAYAVDLPLLAISDLAALAQAAHEQHHASHVVAALDARMSQIYWGAYQFDEKDKIARLCGEEKVSQAQHVVIPSLAAADETSWLGTGSGWAAYATELQQTIARQGKIISAYFGETFPHASHMVPLARFAAAQGQFLSPELASPTYLRDWTLR; translated from the coding sequence ATGAATATCCTCATTATTGACAGCGCGACAGAGTATTGTTCTTGTGCATTAGCGACTGAAAAAGATGTGTTAAGTTTGGGACAATTGGCACCGCGTCAACATACCGAATTGATACTGCCTATGATTGATCAATTACTGGCACAAGCAGAATTAATGCCGCAACAATTAACCACTGTGGCTTTTGGTTGTGGGCCGGGGAGTTTTACGGGATTGCGTATTGCGTGTGGTGTGGCACAAGGAATTGCCTATGCGGTGGATTTGCCGCTATTGGCAATTTCTGATTTGGCGGCGTTGGCGCAAGCGGCGCATGAACAACATCACGCCTCGCATGTTGTGGCGGCGTTAGATGCCCGTATGTCACAAATCTACTGGGGCGCGTATCAGTTTGATGAGAAAGACAAAATAGCACGTCTATGCGGTGAAGAAAAAGTCAGCCAAGCCCAACACGTCGTGATACCTTCTTTGGCAGCGGCTGATGAAACAAGCTGGTTAGGCACGGGCAGCGGTTGGGCGGCTTATGCAACGGAATTGCAGCAAACTATCGCCCGACAAGGTAAAATTATTTCTGCTTATTTTGGCGAAACTTTTCCTCATGCGTCTCACATGGTGCCACTGGCGCGCTTTGCCGCCGCACAAGGGCAGTTTTTGTCACCAGAACTCGCCAGTCCCACTTATTTGCGTGATTGGACATTGCGTTAA
- the miaB gene encoding tRNA (N6-isopentenyl adenosine(37)-C2)-methylthiotransferase MiaB encodes MGRKLYIKTFGCQMNEYDSSRMAEALKVSHQLEITDDPEIADVLLLNTCSIREKAQEKVFSQLGMWRELKQRNPNLVIGVGGCVASQEGEAIRHRAPYVDVIFGPQTLHRLPELIGQAQRTHQLAIDVSFPEIEKFDRLPEHQADGVSAFVSIMEGCSKYCTFCVVPYTRGEEVSRPFDDVIAEIVSLAAQGVREVNLLGQNVNAYRGRMADGDEADLALLITYVAAIEGIDRIRYTTSHPVEFSDNLINVYQQVPQLVNHLHLPVQSGSDVILSRMKRGHTALEYKQKIRRLRQLRPNISLSSDFIVGFPGETEADFQATMALIEEIGFDHSFSFIYSARPGTPAADFPDDVPMAVKKDRLAQLQQRISAMAQAISQAMVGTQQTILVERPSRKNPEELSGRTENNRVVNFKGNKDLIGQFITVTITEALPNSLRGHID; translated from the coding sequence ATGGGACGTAAACTGTATATAAAAACATTCGGTTGTCAGATGAATGAGTATGACTCTTCTCGCATGGCCGAAGCCTTAAAAGTATCACATCAGTTAGAAATCACGGATGATCCTGAAATCGCTGATGTTTTACTGCTAAACACCTGTTCTATTCGGGAAAAAGCCCAAGAAAAAGTATTTTCTCAATTGGGCATGTGGCGCGAATTGAAACAACGTAATCCAAATCTTGTCATTGGCGTAGGCGGCTGCGTAGCCAGTCAAGAAGGCGAAGCCATTCGCCACCGTGCGCCTTATGTCGATGTTATCTTTGGCCCGCAAACTTTACACCGCTTGCCCGAATTAATCGGCCAAGCCCAACGCACGCATCAATTGGCGATAGATGTTTCTTTTCCTGAAATCGAAAAATTCGACCGTTTACCCGAACATCAAGCCGATGGCGTGAGCGCGTTTGTGTCGATCATGGAGGGGTGCAGCAAATATTGTACATTTTGCGTCGTTCCCTACACGCGAGGCGAGGAAGTCAGCCGTCCTTTTGACGATGTGATTGCAGAAATTGTCTCTTTAGCCGCGCAAGGCGTGCGTGAAGTCAATCTGTTAGGACAAAATGTCAATGCCTATCGCGGCCGTATGGCCGATGGCGACGAAGCCGATTTAGCCTTGTTAATCACCTATGTGGCGGCGATTGAAGGCATTGATCGCATTCGCTATACCACATCGCATCCTGTTGAATTTTCAGATAATTTAATTAATGTGTATCAACAAGTGCCGCAGTTAGTTAATCACCTGCATTTACCAGTACAAAGTGGTTCTGATGTCATTCTCAGTCGCATGAAACGCGGTCATACTGCTTTGGAATATAAACAAAAAATTCGTCGTTTACGCCAATTGCGGCCGAATATTAGCTTATCTTCTGATTTTATCGTGGGTTTTCCCGGAGAGACGGAAGCTGATTTTCAAGCGACAATGGCGTTAATTGAAGAAATTGGTTTTGATCATTCTTTTAGTTTTATTTACAGTGCGCGGCCGGGAACGCCTGCGGCCGATTTTCCCGACGATGTGCCAATGGCGGTTAAAAAAGATCGTTTGGCGCAATTGCAACAACGCATTAGCGCAATGGCACAAGCCATCAGTCAAGCGATGGTCGGGACGCAACAAACCATTCTTGTCGAACGCCCATCACGTAAAAATCCTGAAGAATTATCCGGACGCACAGAAAATAATCGCGTGGTTAATTTTAAAGGAAATAAAGACTTAATCGGTCAATTCATTACCGTTACCATTACGGAAGCTCTGCCTAATTCATTGCGTGGACACATTGATTAA
- the lipA gene encoding lipoyl synthase, whose translation MSKTDSHATHQRGAEKTAKIPIKIQPLVEAPLRKPEWIRIKIPTSHAVQELKTVLRQHKLHTVCEEAACPNLNECFSGGTATFMIMGDICTRRCPFCDVAHGRPEPLNPEEPQQLAETVAAMRLNYVVVTSVDRDDLRDGGAQHFVDCILAIRQETPQTKIEILVPDFRGRLEKALHCFDQTQPDVFNHNLETVPRLYKQARPGADYHWSLNLLQLFKQRHPDILTKSGLMLGLGEEREEIEAVMLDLRQHQCDMLTLGQYLQPSRHHLPVHRYVTPDEFNELAATAEKMGFRNVASGPMVRSSYHADKQTAGDKIR comes from the coding sequence ATGAGCAAAACTGATTCACACGCAACCCATCAACGCGGCGCAGAAAAAACCGCCAAAATTCCTATTAAAATCCAACCTTTAGTAGAAGCTCCGCTACGTAAACCTGAGTGGATTCGCATTAAAATCCCCACCAGTCATGCGGTGCAAGAATTAAAAACTGTTTTACGCCAGCATAAACTTCATACCGTTTGCGAAGAGGCGGCTTGTCCTAATTTAAACGAATGTTTTTCTGGGGGAACGGCGACTTTTATGATTATGGGCGATATTTGTACGCGGCGTTGTCCCTTTTGCGATGTCGCACACGGTCGCCCAGAGCCGTTAAATCCCGAAGAACCACAGCAATTGGCGGAAACTGTCGCGGCCATGCGCTTGAATTACGTTGTGGTGACTTCAGTGGATCGGGACGACTTACGCGACGGCGGAGCGCAACACTTTGTGGATTGTATTCTGGCGATTCGACAAGAAACACCACAGACTAAAATTGAGATTCTTGTGCCTGATTTTCGCGGACGCTTAGAAAAAGCCTTGCATTGCTTTGATCAAACGCAACCTGATGTCTTTAATCATAATTTAGAAACAGTTCCCCGTTTATATAAACAAGCCCGCCCCGGTGCGGATTATCACTGGTCATTGAATTTATTACAATTATTTAAACAGCGTCATCCTGACATTTTGACTAAATCAGGCTTAATGCTGGGTTTAGGCGAGGAACGGGAAGAAATTGAAGCGGTCATGTTAGATTTACGGCAACATCAATGTGATATGTTGACCTTGGGACAGTATTTACAACCCAGTCGCCATCATTTACCCGTACATCGTTATGTGACTCCTGACGAATTCAATGAGTTAGCAGCGACTGCCGAAAAAATGGGCTTTCGCAATGTCGCCAGCGGGCCGATGGTACGTTCGTCTTACCATGCCGATAAACAAACCGCAGGCGATAAAATTCGTTAA
- a CDS encoding rhomboid family intramembrane serine protease: MIMHVEPIETAYKYNAVFFLILINLTVFFLDHFLHFDLTFLYLNHGNPQWYQLVTALFCHSGWEHLSGNLFFLYIFGKLIEEEEGELALYSSYLICGLGASIASVIFLETDLHSLGASGAVFGLFTVAVLIKLSWEWRNLLEILILGQFVLLKMLNEAQLLEQADNVNRIAHLGGAIVGVVMMLLLFWFGRR, encoded by the coding sequence ATGATTATGCACGTTGAACCGATAGAGACAGCGTATAAATATAATGCGGTTTTTTTCTTAATTCTGATTAATTTAACCGTCTTTTTTTTAGATCATTTTCTGCATTTTGATTTAACTTTTTTATACTTAAATCATGGCAATCCGCAATGGTATCAATTGGTGACGGCTTTATTTTGCCATTCGGGTTGGGAGCATTTATCGGGTAATTTATTTTTCCTTTATATTTTTGGTAAATTAATCGAAGAGGAAGAAGGTGAACTTGCATTATATTCAAGTTATTTAATATGTGGTTTAGGTGCGAGTATTGCCAGTGTTATTTTTTTGGAAACTGATTTGCATTCATTGGGGGCATCGGGTGCAGTATTTGGTTTATTTACGGTAGCGGTATTGATTAAGTTAAGTTGGGAATGGCGAAATTTATTAGAAATTCTTATTTTAGGGCAATTTGTTTTATTAAAAATGCTGAATGAAGCGCAATTATTAGAACAAGCCGATAATGTGAATCGGATCGCGCATTTAGGGGGAGCGATTGTGGGGGTGGTGATGATGTTGCTGTTATTTTGGTTTGGCAGAAGATGA